The following coding sequences are from one bacterium window:
- a CDS encoding glycosyltransferase: MRVLFTFVGGRGHFEPLRAIACAAEAAGHDIAFGCAPRMVSTVEAAGFEVFAMGTDLGGPLKRLPLRPFDREREDRDLRERFARRAAGYRVPLTVELCREWQPDVLVCDETDFGAMVAAECLGLVFATVLVIATGSFVRAQVVGVPLDELRAEHGLPPDPELAMLGRYLVLSPFPPGYRDPACPLPVTAHSIRPSRPGPVTGSAPQSSSLRPGAPTVYFTLGTVFNTECGDLFARVLAGLRDLPINLIATLGPGIDVQEFVPQPANIRIENYIPQWSLLPHCDLVVCHGGSGSVMGALAHGLPSLLIPLGADQAENADRCVGLGVGQVLDALRVTPESVRLAVETLLGTPSYRRRAQRLRDEIAALPGPDYAIGLLERLAREKQPIPST, from the coding sequence GTGCGTGTCCTTTTCACATTCGTCGGCGGTCGCGGTCATTTCGAGCCGCTGCGCGCGATCGCATGCGCTGCAGAGGCGGCGGGCCACGACATCGCCTTTGGTTGCGCGCCGCGGATGGTTTCCACGGTCGAGGCTGCGGGATTTGAGGTCTTCGCCATGGGCACGGACTTGGGCGGTCCGCTGAAGCGGCTTCCGCTGCGTCCGTTCGACCGCGAACGGGAAGACCGGGATCTTCGCGAGCGCTTTGCCCGTCGCGCGGCCGGCTACCGTGTGCCGCTCACCGTCGAGTTGTGTCGGGAGTGGCAGCCCGATGTTCTGGTATGCGATGAGACGGACTTTGGAGCCATGGTGGCCGCCGAGTGTCTGGGGCTGGTCTTCGCGACGGTCCTGGTGATCGCCACTGGGTCCTTCGTGCGCGCCCAGGTGGTCGGTGTGCCACTCGACGAACTGCGCGCTGAACACGGCCTGCCTCCGGATCCCGAACTCGCGATGCTCGGCCGCTATCTCGTGCTCTCACCCTTCCCACCCGGCTATCGCGATCCCGCCTGTCCTCTACCGGTTACGGCGCACTCCATCCGGCCATCCAGGCCGGGACCGGTTACAGGCTCTGCACCGCAATCGTCATCGCTGCGACCCGGCGCGCCGACCGTCTATTTCACGCTGGGCACGGTTTTCAATACGGAATGCGGAGATCTGTTCGCCCGTGTGCTCGCCGGGCTGCGCGATCTGCCCATCAATCTGATCGCCACGCTGGGCCCAGGCATCGATGTCCAAGAGTTCGTTCCACAACCCGCCAATATCCGTATCGAGAACTACATCCCCCAATGGTCGCTTCTTCCCCATTGCGATCTGGTCGTTTGCCACGGCGGATCGGGGAGTGTGATGGGCGCGCTGGCTCACGGTCTGCCCTCGCTGCTGATCCCACTGGGCGCCGACCAGGCCGAGAATGCGGACCGCTGCGTCGGTCTGGGTGTTGGGCAGGTACTCGATGCGTTGCGGGTTACGCCCGAAAGCGTCCGTCTGGCGGTCGAGACGCTACTGGGCACTCCTTCCTATCGGCGGCGGGCCCAACGCCTGCGAGATGAGATCGCGGCTTTGCCGGGACCGGACTACGCGATCGGTCTGTTGGAGCGGCTGGCGCGCGAGAAACAGCCGATTCCAAGCACTTGA
- a CDS encoding DEAD/DEAH box helicase, with protein sequence MSVSVSTSSTGFRQFGLNEALERGIRAAGFENPRPIQLETIPAGLDGRDVLGLAQTGTGKTAAFALPLLDRLLEMPGKGPRVLVLAPTRELATQIAEEIRTLSRFTRLKMVTVYGGVSMRNQVNVLRQRPEIVVGCPGRVLDLLQQGVLRLDRVETLVLDEADHMFDMGFLPDIRKILKALPKRRQNLLFSATMPREIRRLADDLLKDPHVVELADSAPASTIDHALYHVPEGRKRALLEHVLASDECDSAIVFIRTKHRARRLAEQLTRAGHNAVGLQGNLSQAQRDRAMRGFRSRRYDILVATDIAARGIDVSDVSHVINFDVPNTPEAYTHRIGRTGRAEREGVACTFVTSGDRAWVRATERMIGSAIPRRKVEGFEADAEAEALAGEKSESRRAPRSAQSGGRKRSRRSNSASGGRARRRSS encoded by the coding sequence ATGTCAGTATCTGTATCCACTTCTTCGACCGGATTTCGCCAGTTTGGGCTCAACGAGGCCCTCGAGCGTGGCATCCGCGCAGCCGGTTTTGAAAATCCCCGGCCGATTCAGCTCGAGACCATTCCCGCCGGCCTGGATGGCCGCGATGTGCTCGGCCTCGCCCAGACCGGTACGGGCAAGACGGCGGCCTTTGCGCTGCCGCTGCTCGACCGGCTGCTCGAGATGCCTGGCAAAGGCCCTCGCGTGCTCGTGCTCGCTCCCACTCGGGAACTCGCCACCCAGATCGCGGAGGAGATCCGCACGCTTTCCAGATTCACTCGCTTGAAGATGGTCACCGTCTACGGTGGCGTCTCGATGCGCAATCAGGTCAATGTGCTGCGCCAGCGCCCGGAGATCGTGGTCGGTTGCCCGGGTCGCGTGCTCGACCTGCTCCAACAGGGCGTGCTTCGCCTCGATCGGGTCGAGACGCTGGTGCTCGACGAAGCCGATCACATGTTCGACATGGGCTTCCTGCCCGACATCCGAAAGATCCTCAAGGCGCTGCCGAAGCGTCGTCAGAATCTCTTGTTTTCGGCAACCATGCCGAGGGAGATTCGCAGACTGGCGGACGATCTGCTGAAAGACCCGCACGTGGTCGAACTGGCAGACAGCGCGCCGGCCTCGACTATCGATCACGCCCTGTATCATGTGCCAGAGGGGCGTAAGCGAGCTCTGCTCGAGCATGTGCTCGCCAGTGACGAGTGCGATTCGGCCATCGTCTTCATCCGCACGAAACACCGGGCTCGGCGTCTGGCCGAACAGTTGACCCGGGCCGGGCACAACGCCGTGGGGCTCCAGGGAAACCTGTCCCAGGCCCAACGGGATCGAGCTATGCGCGGCTTTCGCTCGCGTCGCTACGACATCCTGGTGGCCACCGACATCGCGGCACGCGGTATCGATGTGAGCGACGTTTCCCACGTAATCAACTTCGACGTGCCGAACACACCGGAGGCCTACACCCATCGCATCGGACGCACCGGTCGTGCGGAGCGCGAAGGTGTGGCCTGCACGTTCGTCACCAGCGGCGATCGCGCCTGGGTTCGCGCCACCGAACGCATGATCGGCTCAGCGATTCCGCGTCGGAAGGTCGAGGGTTTCGAGGCCGACGCCGAGGCTGAGGCCCTGGCTGGAGAGAAGTCTGAATCCCGGCGCGCTCCACGGTCTGCGCAATCCGGCGGAAGGAAGCGGAGCAGGCGAAGCAATTCAGCTAGCGGGGGTCGCGCTCGAAGGCGGTCCAGCTAG
- a CDS encoding VOC family protein, whose amino-acid sequence MIAGARYVHTNLIARDWRSLVRFYQDAFGCVLVPPERDYSGPELDAGTGVPGARLQGVHVRLPGCGADGPTLEIYQYSEQQDSLDSTVNRPGFAHIAFSVENVPDARAEVLSRGGSAIADVVTLSTSTGASVTWCYVTDPEGNIVELQSWS is encoded by the coding sequence ATGATTGCGGGAGCGCGCTACGTTCATACGAATCTGATCGCCCGCGACTGGCGCTCGCTCGTTCGCTTCTATCAAGACGCCTTCGGGTGCGTTCTCGTTCCGCCGGAACGTGACTATTCGGGGCCCGAGTTGGATGCGGGAACGGGTGTGCCCGGCGCCAGACTGCAAGGGGTGCACGTGCGCCTCCCGGGTTGCGGGGCCGACGGTCCGACGCTCGAAATCTACCAGTACTCCGAGCAGCAGGACTCGCTCGATTCGACCGTCAATCGGCCCGGATTTGCACATATTGCATTCTCGGTCGAAAACGTTCCGGATGCGCGCGCAGAGGTGCTGTCCCGCGGCGGGTCGGCGATCGCCGATGTCGTAACGCTCTCAACTTCGACCGGCGCGAGCGTTACCTGGTGCTACGTCACCGATCCCGAAGGAAATATCGTCGAACTCCAGTCGTGGTCGTAG